One genomic segment of Candidatus Micrarchaeota archaeon includes these proteins:
- the mgtE gene encoding magnesium transporter, with the protein MRKQASVYKSVSDYVQELKRIRNPDKLIKIFKSVPNNLKGEVILSLSKRKGMMLINTLKDDEILTISHYLSPDEVTDLLQLISNRDRRSKLLKRLGRDIREKVDFLLKFDPRTAAGMMSLDYVEVTPETTFDELAKITKRHEKRTGKIPVILVVKDGYLIGELPIHELVLHKGKERVGPYVHRVPVIRYDSDEDAVINTFRKHKHNKIVVLDDDESILGVIYSDDILRLIGERTTQDLYQFAGVSEEEDVFDPFITKVRHRYNWLVINLMTEFLAASVVSLFQKTIQAYVLLAVYMPIVAGMGGNAGTQTLAVIVRGLALNKIDRTRAKSILINEVLAGIVNGVITGSLVALVAWLLNGNPVLGLVIALAMVINLMIAGFFGTLIPLVLKRLGKDPASSATIFITTATDVCGFLSFLGLASVLL; encoded by the coding sequence ATGCGTAAACAAGCATCAGTTTATAAGAGCGTCTCGGATTATGTTCAAGAACTCAAACGCATCAGAAATCCGGATAAACTAATTAAGATATTCAAGTCCGTACCGAATAACCTCAAGGGAGAAGTAATCCTCTCCTTGAGTAAAAGAAAAGGTATGATGTTGATCAACACATTGAAAGACGATGAGATACTGACAATATCACATTACCTGAGTCCCGACGAAGTTACTGACCTTCTTCAGTTGATCTCCAACCGTGATAGACGTTCCAAACTTTTGAAGAGGTTGGGGAGGGACATAAGAGAGAAGGTAGATTTTCTGCTGAAGTTTGATCCACGAACCGCTGCTGGGATGATGAGTCTTGATTACGTGGAAGTTACACCCGAAACGACTTTTGACGAGTTGGCTAAGATAACAAAACGTCATGAAAAAAGAACAGGTAAGATCCCTGTAATACTGGTCGTGAAAGATGGATATCTCATAGGTGAACTGCCGATCCACGAACTGGTACTGCATAAAGGAAAAGAGAGGGTCGGTCCGTACGTGCATCGTGTACCTGTGATCAGGTACGATTCTGACGAAGACGCAGTGATAAACACGTTCAGAAAACACAAACACAACAAAATAGTAGTTCTGGATGATGATGAAAGCATACTCGGTGTGATCTACTCGGATGACATCCTCAGACTGATCGGTGAACGCACCACTCAAGACCTATACCAGTTTGCCGGTGTATCAGAGGAAGAAGATGTTTTCGACCCTTTCATAACTAAAGTTAGACACAGGTACAACTGGCTGGTCATAAACCTGATGACCGAATTTTTGGCCGCCTCGGTAGTATCATTGTTTCAAAAGACTATCCAGGCATATGTGCTTCTTGCGGTGTACATGCCGATAGTTGCAGGTATGGGAGGTAACGCAGGTACACAGACGCTGGCAGTCATCGTACGCGGATTGGCTCTGAACAAAATCGACAGGACACGGGCCAAATCGATACTCATAAACGAAGTGTTAGCAGGCATCGTCAACGGTGTAATAACAGGTAGCCTTGTAGCGTTAGTAGCATGGTTATTAAACGGTAATCCGGTTCTAGGATTAGTGATCGCATTGGCTATGGTCATCAACCTTATGATAGCAGGATTCTTCGGAACGCTGATACCTCTGGTGTTGAAACGACTCGGTAAAGACCCTGCATCATCAGCAACGATCTTTATCACCACAGCAACCGACGTATGCGGGTTCTTATCTTTCTTAGGATTGGCATCCGTTTTACTTTAA
- a CDS encoding ACT domain-containing protein, translating into MNGMMKEITVICKNEVGALADICHRLGHAGVNMEAISAHGVGDKGIIRIVTSDPATAERILSMSGYNIRVGDVIIVKIDDRPGELAKVTKALAREGINLEAVYLLGKDKGIAHVAIKPAETDLEKVKEIVKGSLYLE; encoded by the coding sequence GTGAACGGGATGATGAAAGAGATTACTGTAATCTGTAAGAACGAAGTGGGTGCATTGGCAGACATCTGTCACAGATTAGGACATGCTGGAGTCAACATGGAAGCGATTTCTGCCCACGGGGTAGGTGACAAGGGAATAATAAGGATCGTTACCAGCGATCCCGCAACCGCTGAAAGAATACTCAGTATGTCTGGGTATAACATTCGGGTCGGTGATGTAATAATAGTAAAGATAGATGATCGACCGGGTGAGCTGGCAAAGGTAACAAAAGCGTTGGCACGGGAAGGAATAAATCTGGAAGCGGTTTATCTATTGGGTAAGGATAAAGGCATTGCCCATGTCGCTATCAAACCTGCTGAAACGGACCTCGAGAAAGTAAAGGAAATAGTTAAAGGTTCCCTGTATCTGGAGTAG
- a CDS encoding decarboxylase, with protein MSEKCSELPDPYFLLSRKVLFEQLDRVRELADYVSYSFKTNEIVGRILEKETDVWFGVHTFGSLEKIEDKSRIWYFAQGWDGSEIDYLLNKGVRSFVVDNKNDLNVLAEHLERKRMPDQKVNLLLRMRLKEHTLQTGKYFVYGMRSEDVEDSIRRFREKSYIDKLGIHVHRKTQNVSEWDLKDELSEVIGDIIEDIDYLNIGGGIPVRYKNYRVEILENVLKQIKETREWVNSKGVKMIVEPGRYLAAPPIKLVAFVKNIYDNNVIINCSVYNTFMDTIVLNLRLLVENELEDGEEGYEYLIKGETPDSYDIFRYRVRLPSKLRRGDKIVFLNAGAYNYHTEFCNLPKLKTVIVDLNR; from the coding sequence ATGAGCGAGAAATGTTCCGAACTGCCCGACCCGTATTTTCTACTGAGTAGAAAAGTGCTCTTTGAACAGTTGGATAGGGTGAGAGAACTTGCTGATTACGTGTCGTACAGTTTCAAAACCAACGAGATAGTCGGAAGAATACTTGAAAAAGAGACAGATGTGTGGTTCGGAGTACATACGTTCGGTTCGTTGGAGAAGATTGAAGATAAATCAAGAATCTGGTATTTCGCTCAGGGATGGGACGGATCCGAGATAGACTACCTGTTGAATAAAGGTGTAAGGTCGTTCGTAGTAGACAACAAAAACGACCTGAACGTTCTGGCGGAACACCTGGAAAGAAAAAGGATGCCCGACCAAAAGGTCAACCTTCTCCTCAGAATGAGATTGAAAGAGCATACTCTTCAGACGGGAAAATATTTCGTTTACGGTATGCGGTCGGAAGATGTCGAAGATTCGATCAGACGGTTCAGAGAGAAGAGTTACATCGACAAACTCGGTATTCACGTCCATCGTAAGACGCAGAACGTCAGCGAGTGGGACTTAAAAGATGAACTCTCAGAAGTCATCGGGGATATAATTGAGGATATAGATTATCTGAACATAGGGGGCGGTATTCCGGTACGGTACAAGAATTATCGTGTGGAAATTTTAGAAAACGTGCTGAAACAGATAAAGGAAACGAGGGAATGGGTGAATTCCAAAGGTGTAAAAATGATAGTGGAACCGGGTAGGTACCTGGCCGCGCCACCGATCAAACTGGTAGCGTTCGTTAAGAACATATACGATAACAATGTCATCATAAATTGTTCGGTTTACAACACTTTTATGGATACGATAGTACTCAACTTGAGACTTCTGGTTGAAAACGAACTGGAAGATGGGGAAGAAGGTTACGAATATCTGATCAAGGGTGAAACACCCGATTCGTACGATATCTTCCGTTACAGAGTGAGATTACCGTCCAAACTCCGAAGAGGCGATAAGATAGTGTTTCTCAATGCAGGGGCGTATAATTACCATACGGAATTTTGTAACCTGCCTAAACTCAAAACAGTCATCGTTGATTTGAATCGCTGA